The sequence CACCTGACGTTTGAGCAGTCAGATCTGGCTGATGATATTTTGGCCAGTCTAGATAACTCCTATCAACTGGGTACACGACTCTTTGTGGTCGACCTTGCAGCAGAGACACTGATTAAAGCGGATCAGTGGGCGCAAGATAAACCAGTATTGCTGTTCAATGTTAATGAATCATCTGATCGGTTTCGTAGCAAGCAGTGTTTAACTTCAGTACTTCATACCGTACCAAGTAACGCGATGCGCTCAGACGCTATTGCTCAGTGGTTGCTGAATAAGCGTCTTACTCAAGTGCTGGTTGTCAGTGGTGAAAGAGATGAAGATTCTGAGTTAAGTCAGTCGTTTCAACGCTCGGCAAAACGTTTTGGTTTAAAGCTGATCGAGGAAAAACAATGGACGTTTAATTCGGATCTTCGCCGTAGTGCACAGCAGGAAGTGCCACTGTTTACTCAGACGTTAAAAGAGTATGACGTGGTTTATGTCGCTGATAAATCGAAAGACTTTGCTGAGTATCTGCCTTTCAACACTTACTTACCACGACCTGTTGTCGGGTCGGCAGGATTAGAGGCGTTGTCATGGCATTCAGTGATCGAACAATGGGGCGCCGCTCAACTTCAAAAGCGTTTTTATCAACAAGCTAACCGAAGAATGAATGAGCTCGATTTTAGTGCTTACCTGGCGGTGCGTAGCATCGGTCTGGCAGTGCATGAGCAGAAAAGTGCTGATTCACAACAGATCGCCAACTTCATTAAGTCGGATGACTTTGCATTAGCAGCTTATAAAGGGAGAAAGCTCAGCTATCGAGCATGGAATGGTCAGTTGAGAATGCCAATGGCACTGGTGCAACCCCATGGCTTAGTCTCGCTTTCTCCACAAAATGGGGTGTTACACCCAAAAACAGAACTCGACACATTAGGTTTTGATGTTGAGGAAACAAACTGCGTTTCGAAAAAGGAGATTTTATGAAACCTGCATTCTTCGTCAGCTGTCTATTTGGTGCATTAGTAGGATTAACGCCTACGCTATCTAATGCCTCTGAACAGGCTTATGTGACCAACGAAAAAGATGACGACATTTCAGTGATTGATATGAGTTCACTGGAGGTGATTAAAAAGATTCCGGTAGGACAAAGACCACGCGGAATCGTCTTTAATCACGATCAAACCCTTGCTTATATCTGTGCTAGTGATTCAGATACCATCCAAATTCTTGATCTCAAAACCGAGCAGATTATTGGTGAGCTTCCTTCCGGTGAAGACCCAGAAACCCTCGCGCTTCATCCCGATGGCAAAACCATCTATACCGCCAACGAAGATGATGCCCTGCTCACGGTTATTGATATTGAAACCCGCTCAGTGAAAACCCAAATTGATGTCGGTGTCGAGCCAGAAGGTCTAGCGGTTAGTCCTGATGGCAAGATCGTAATCGTAACATCAGAAACCACTAACATGGTCCATTGGATTGATGCGGAAACGAACGAGAATTTTGATAACACCCTAGTCGCTGAGCGTCCTAGATCGGCAATGTTCTCTAAAGACAGTAAGCGTTTATGGGTGAGCTCTGAAATCGGTGGCGAGCTGGTGGTGATTGACGTTGCAACGCGTAAGATCATTAAAACCTTTACCTTTGAAATTGATGGAATCCATAAAGACCGTGTTCAACCTGTTGGCGTTGAATTAAGTGACGATGGTAAGTATGCCTATGTTGCTTTAGGCCCAGCGAACCATGTCGCTGTGATTAAGCGTGATGACTTAACCATTGAAGAGTATCTGCTGGTTGGTCGCCGAGTATGGCAACTAGGTTTCAATAAGGATCAGAGCTTATTACTGACGACAAATGGTGTTAGTGGTGATGTTTCTGTGATTGATACGAATAAACACAAGGTCGTTAAGTCAGTTAAAGTAGGACGCTACCCTTGGGGCGTGGCGATTAAGGATACACTATGACCCTAAAGGTAACGGATCTAAGCTATGACTACGGCCGACAGCCGGTTTTGAAGCAGGTTTCGTTGCAGCTGAATTCAGGGGTTAATGTGTTGCTCGGACCAAACGGAGCAGGCAAGAGCACGCTGTTTTCATTGCTGACAGGACTTTATGTCAGCAAGCAAGGAGACATCGCCTATGGCGATCTCTCCTTAACTAAGCAACCGCGAGCCGTTCGCGCTCTGCTAGGCGTGGTTTTTCAACAAAGCACACTAGATTTAGACTTAACCGTTAAGCAGAACCTACTTTATCACGCATCTCTACACGGTCTTTCTGCCAAGCAAGCACTCGCCAATATCGATGATATTCTGACAGATTTAAAGCTGTCACAACGTTTAAGCGATCGTGTTCGAACCCTTAATGGCGGGCATAGAAGAAGGCTCGAAATCGCCAGAGCTTTGATGCATCAACCTAAGTATTTACTGCTTGATGAACCGACGGTGGGTTTAGATAACGAAAGCCGTCAGTTAATCATCGGTCATATCAGAAAACTGGCTCAAGCCAGAGGGATTTGCGTTGTCTGGACGACGCATTTAATGGACGAAGTATGTGAGCAGGATAACCTG is a genomic window of Vibrio japonicus containing:
- a CDS encoding ABC transporter ATP-binding protein, coding for MTLKVTDLSYDYGRQPVLKQVSLQLNSGVNVLLGPNGAGKSTLFSLLTGLYVSKQGDIAYGDLSLTKQPRAVRALLGVVFQQSTLDLDLTVKQNLLYHASLHGLSAKQALANIDDILTDLKLSQRLSDRVRTLNGGHRRRLEIARALMHQPKYLLLDEPTVGLDNESRQLIIGHIRKLAQARGICVVWTTHLMDEVCEQDNLIVLNRGEVKAQGICAELCCTHKAEQVYQLYHILTDSAEIM
- a CDS encoding PQQ-dependent catabolism-associated beta-propeller protein, translating into MKPAFFVSCLFGALVGLTPTLSNASEQAYVTNEKDDDISVIDMSSLEVIKKIPVGQRPRGIVFNHDQTLAYICASDSDTIQILDLKTEQIIGELPSGEDPETLALHPDGKTIYTANEDDALLTVIDIETRSVKTQIDVGVEPEGLAVSPDGKIVIVTSETTNMVHWIDAETNENFDNTLVAERPRSAMFSKDSKRLWVSSEIGGELVVIDVATRKIIKTFTFEIDGIHKDRVQPVGVELSDDGKYAYVALGPANHVAVIKRDDLTIEEYLLVGRRVWQLGFNKDQSLLLTTNGVSGDVSVIDTNKHKVVKSVKVGRYPWGVAIKDTL
- a CDS encoding ABC transporter substrate-binding protein — encoded protein: MENINKISLIMCVLLLCFISTISSAKNVEPIEINIAYLKQNIKRPPALSNVIEQAEDSGYQGALAGLADSNSTGKFLKQSFHLTFEQSDLADDILASLDNSYQLGTRLFVVDLAAETLIKADQWAQDKPVLLFNVNESSDRFRSKQCLTSVLHTVPSNAMRSDAIAQWLLNKRLTQVLVVSGERDEDSELSQSFQRSAKRFGLKLIEEKQWTFNSDLRRSAQQEVPLFTQTLKEYDVVYVADKSKDFAEYLPFNTYLPRPVVGSAGLEALSWHSVIEQWGAAQLQKRFYQQANRRMNELDFSAYLAVRSIGLAVHEQKSADSQQIANFIKSDDFALAAYKGRKLSYRAWNGQLRMPMALVQPHGLVSLSPQNGVLHPKTELDTLGFDVEETNCVSKKEIL